In the Vitis vinifera cultivar Pinot Noir 40024 chromosome 2, ASM3070453v1 genome, one interval contains:
- the LOC100257399 gene encoding syntaxin-22, which yields MSFQDLESGRPLAQSRRDYINAKQDPTQAVASGIFQINTAVSTFQRLVNTLGTPKDTSELREKLHKTRLHIGQLVKDTSAKLKQASETDHHAEVSASKKIADAKLAKDFQAVLKEFQKAQRLAAERETAYTPFVPQSVLPSSYTASEIDVGPDKSPEQRALLVESRRQEVLLLDNEIVFNEAIIEEREQGIQEIQHQIGEVNEIFKDLAVLVHEQGVMIDDIGSNIDGAQAATAQAKSQLAKASKTQRSNSSLTCLLLVIFGIILLIVIIVIAA from the exons ATGAGCTTTCAGGATCTCGAATCTGGGCGCCCTTTGGCTCAGTCCCGGCGAGATTACATCAATGCTAAGCAAGATCCGACGCAGGCCGTTGCTTCTGGCATTTTCCAGATCAATACCGCGGTTTCAACTTTTCAGCGACTCGTTAATACGCTTGGAACCCCCAAGGACACGTCAGAGCTACGGGAGAAGTT GCACAAGACGAGGCTACATATTGGGCAGTTAGTCAAGGATACCTCTGCTAAACTTAAGCAAGCTAGCGAAACAGATCATCATGCTGAAGTTAGT GCCAGCAAGAAGATTGCAGATGCTAAACTGGCAAAAGATTTTCAAGCAGTTTTAAAAGAGTTTCAGAAGGCTCAACGGCTGGCAGCAGAAAGGGAAACGGCATATACTCCTTTTGTTCCCCAGTCAGTTCTTCCTTCCAG CTATACGGCAAGTGAGATAGATGTAGGTCCAGATAAGAGTCCTGAACAACGTGCTCTTCTTGTGGAATCTAGAAG ACAGGAGGTCTTGTTGTTGGACAATGAGATTGTCTTCAATGAGGCTATCATTGAAGAAAGGGAGCAGGGAATACAAGAAATCCAGCACCAAATTGGCGAGGTGAATGAGATTTTCAAAGATCTTGCTGTGCTGGTCCATGAGCAAGGAGTTATGATTG ATGATATTGGCTCCAACATTGATGGTGCCCAGGCTGCAACAGCACAGGCAAAATCCCAACTTGCAAAAGCATCAAAGACCCAACGATCAAATTCATCTCTG ACCTGCTTGCTGTTGGTGATATTTGGGATCATCCTCCTCATTGTGATCATCGTAATTGCAGCTTAA